Proteins from a genomic interval of Candidatus Binatia bacterium:
- the hpnC gene encoding squalene synthase HpnC — MDELGKAYARCETIAAAHYENFRIGSWLMPRGNRRHLAALYAFARGADDLADEPDAPVDRLGALNRWEDELDRAIAGESDEPVFVATAHTLQVKDLDISHLRDLLRAFRYDAAFVPYADYQALRAYCGNSANPVGRLVLRLFDVRDSTADALSDEVCTGLQLANFWQDLSVDLPRGRSTLPLADLDAYPGARLALQSGEANPAFRELMELEIGRTRRSLLCGYELASILPRRAAFEIRCFTGAGLAILDSIAAGVEDLLKHRPIVRSWDQIRIFTGALWPPREIRSAKIALAEVERC, encoded by the coding sequence GTGGATGAGCTAGGCAAGGCCTACGCCCGCTGCGAAACCATCGCTGCGGCGCACTATGAGAATTTCCGGATTGGGTCATGGCTGATGCCCCGCGGAAATCGTCGTCATCTCGCGGCTCTCTATGCGTTCGCTCGCGGAGCTGACGACCTGGCAGATGAGCCGGATGCCCCGGTGGACCGCCTTGGTGCCCTGAATCGATGGGAAGATGAGTTGGATCGAGCAATCGCAGGGGAGAGCGACGAACCCGTGTTCGTGGCGACCGCCCATACCTTGCAGGTGAAGGATCTGGATATTTCCCACCTGCGCGATTTGTTGCGCGCCTTCCGCTACGATGCGGCCTTCGTCCCTTACGCGGATTATCAGGCCCTTCGTGCTTACTGCGGGAACTCGGCCAATCCGGTCGGCCGACTCGTCTTGCGATTATTTGATGTCCGCGATTCAACAGCTGATGCTCTGTCCGACGAAGTTTGTACCGGCTTGCAGTTGGCGAACTTCTGGCAGGATCTTTCGGTGGATCTGCCCCGCGGTCGAAGCACACTCCCCCTCGCCGATCTGGATGCCTATCCGGGAGCCAGGCTTGCCTTGCAATCGGGAGAGGCCAATCCTGCGTTTCGGGAGTTGATGGAACTGGAGATCGGTCGCACCCGGCGTTCTCTTTTGTGCGGCTACGAACTCGCGTCCATTTTGCCGCGGAGGGCGGCTTTTGAAATTCGATGTTTCACGGGTGCCGGCCTTGCGATTCTGGACAGTATCGCGGCGGGAGTTGAGGATTTATTGAAGCATCGCCCGATTGTTCGGAGTTGGGATCAAATCCGGATTTTCACGGGAGCCTTGTGGCCGCCGCGTGAAATTCGTTCGGCAAAAATTGCCCTCGCAGAGGTAGAAAGATGTTGA